The nucleotide window cctcttaaAAATCTTGATCTTGTTCTGCATCAGAATACACTTATCTCTTCCTGAATTAACGACTTTTTTAGATTAAGTGTCTTGAAGGCCAACAGCTTGTgtcttttcaaaatgcttttgctGTGCCAACCATTCATCCAGAGAGCATCCTATAAATGCCAATTGTTGATGACTTTGCAGTTTCCTTAGTAACCCAGCTGCAGATCTCAAATGGTCTTTATGGTTTCTACTCCTGGGGTTAGTTTCCAAATTTACCCTTGTTATTTCACACAGCTAAAAATCTTTGCGTGTGTTTTGTTTACATGGAATTACTCCATCTGAGTGTGCATGCCCTTTAGCGAGCAAAGTTCCGTAGGCCTCTTGCGGTACAGGAATCTGTTGCCACCAGGGCTGGTGCCCCCTATTTGACGGCTTGCCTTATTCCAGCATAGCCTTCCTAAAAGAAGGGGCAAACTTTTGAGTGCTGGAGAAACAAATACCAGAAgaactttacattttaaagaatttcttctgaaaacgtttaaatgagaaatttaagaaactCACACTTTTCGAATGTTAGAAACATAAATATGAAAGCAGACCCACATATGCAATCATTTTAAGGGAACAGTACATTTGAGTTGATGGTTTTGGAGGCTTGTTTACTGGGGAGATGGATTGGCTTGAGAAAACTAGAAATTCATGTTGCATTGTGGTTAAGAGGGGGCTCTGGAATAAACTGCTTGGGTTCCAGTTCTGTCTGTACCACTTGCTAGCTCCATGACTGTGGGGCGTTACTTaccttctctttatctctgtgctctcatatgtaaaatgacaACAGTAATAGTAGGAACTTCGTAAGATTGTAGAGAGAATTAAATGATCTATAacatgtaaagagcttagaagAAGTCTAGAACTTAATAAATGCCCAGTTTGGGGAGGGCAGGTACAAATACTTACATAAGACCTCACATCTAAACACTTTACCTATATTACACTTTATCGAATCTAAGATATCACTGATGTAATTATCTGATACaccattaataaagaaaaaatattgcctATTCAACTATGACATGCCACTGACACATCTGGAAAAGTTAAATTGGTACTTAAtgaaatttgaacacagactAGGTGTTAGATGTTGTTAAGGAattgttaatttttgtaaagtggTATCGCTTTTTAACAGTGGTATTTTAAGAAGTCTTTGCTTTTTAGAAATATGTACTAATGTGTGAGTGAAGTGAAATGTTTCAGATTGCTTTAAACTATCAAGCACAAACAAAATGGGGGTGATAGGAAATAGGCATAATGTTCATTATTGAAGCTGAGTGATAAATGGAGATAGAGtaattgtatttttctctctgcttgtgTATAATTTGACATTTCCCatagtaaaaatttttaagtacatgTATCTTAAAAGTGATTCAGTTTAATCTCATCACTGTATCAGATATGTACTATTGGCATCCTCagtttatacatgaggaaacagatacagagaggttaaatcaCTTGTCCAAAATTATACAGCaggtaagtgacagagccaggctttaagcccaggaagtctggctccagagacaCTGCTTTTAACTACAGTGCTACGCTGCCTCTCATAATGCTGCTCATAAATGTTCACTATTATTATTCTGTGCATCATTCTTAGAAACACTTTGAAGCAAACACTTGCTTTCTTAAATTACATGCATTTTCCTGCCGCCAATATCTAGGCCCCTTCTGTGTGGGTGTGTTAATAAAACACTCTGGAGATGGTGGGGGTGTGGCGCAGGTCTTTAGAATCTGAGAGTTATAGAGGAGACAGCTGTTTCTTagatatttctttgaaaaatttatttcttcattagcAGTTTTACTTGACTTTCCAAAGCCCATTGTGAGTTGGCAGCCTTGTGTGCTCTTTTCAAAATGGAAACCCGCAGATACTATGTGTTTAAAGAACTGTAAGATGACTCTATGTATAGGGTAATTTTGAACACAAAAGTTGCTTGAGTGTTAAGTTACCTGCTCTTATCTCTTAGCTGTGTTTAATGTGTTTCTGCCAAACTATTTTTCTCCCATGAGTAAGCTGTTTTGTTTAACCTCCTCAGCTTGGTGTGAATGTGCTGAGTTGCTGATTTTCTCCATGCATTTGCTGCGTGTGACCTGGTTTGAGCCTTCTCTTTGTATATTGCTTCTCATGTGATCTTAACCCACTCAAAGATGCCACTGGCTTATGTTGCAGTTCTCAGCTCTTTTCCTGCTGGTTTAAAGATATTTGTGTATAAATGCCAGTAAAATGCCATTCCTAAAATTTGATCTTCTTTTGATAGAACTGAAGGCAGTTGAGTCAATAGGCAGTTTTGAAAAACTGCAAAATATGATAATGcacattcttgatttttctcccctttcctttctcaggTACAAAAACATTCCACAGATGTCCTTTGATGATACAGACAGGGAGCCAGATCAGACCTTTAGTCTGAATCGGGATCTTACGGGAGAATTAGAGTATGCTACAAAGTAAGCACTGAACCTGTTTCCATTCTCTGGCTTCTGAGGAACAGCAGGTGTTCATTTGCAGCGAACATATATATGCATTAGCACTTACTGAGCTTGCAGTTTAATTTTGGCCCATCTCCTGCTTTCTTAACATCAGAAACTAGTTAAAACAGTGGAGGGAAGCTTGATCCTCAGCTTGGTCAATTTTTGGCAGAGATGCAGTGCAAGCCATAGGCCTGTTGCACTTGTAAGCAGTTGACAGATCTGAGTGAGCTCCTAGGGTGGTCTTAGGAAAGATGTTTTCAGAATTCCTCTTTGTACAGTGGGCTTACAACAGGCCGAGTTACACATGACTACTTTAGCTCTTCACTGGCTCTCTTTTTCCTAATGGTAAGGTCGGTGAGATCGGCACTGAACTTGCATTAGAATCGCTGCTTGATCATACATCATTTCTCATTCccgctccttgagggcagggcagCGTTgactcatttttctattcttactGCCTTGGGCAGGATCTGGCAGATGCTCAGGCAGTGTGTACTGAATCGATTGCTTATCCAAAAGGGAAGAATGAGACCTAAGAGCCCAGAGTGTTCTCTGACATTTGCCCGGGTGTTACCACAAGTTAGAGTTAGAATTGTTTCTGAGCCGGTGGTGAGATATTCATTGAACTCTAACCTGTgtcttctctccccatccctttcATTCTCTAGAATTTCTCGTTTTTCAAATGTCTATCATCTTTCAATTCATATTTCAAAAAACTTTGGAGCTGATACCACAAAGGTCTTGTATATTGGCCTAAGAGGAGAGTGGACTGAGGTAAGAAGGGGCAGGAATTCCTGGCCCCCcggtatatatgcatatgtgtgtgtatatctgtgtgttgCCATATGGGCActttagggaaaggaaagagagcaggTGAGACGCTGCTTGCTCCCAGTCTGTTTATAATTTTCCTTGGTTTTGTTACTGCACACTGTCCATCTCCTTTGGCAGGCTgtccgtatttttttttttttaacgtttatttatttttgagacagagggagacagagtatgaacgggggagggtcagagagagggagacacagaatctgaaacagtttccaggctctgagctgtcagcacagagcctgacgcggggctcgaactcacggaccgcgagatcatgacctgagctaaagtcggatgcttaaccgactgagccacccaggaaccccaggctGTCCGTATTTTTAAGGGAGTTGAAGTAGCCCAATTGACaccaattcatttttttcactttaaggTTCTTTTCTTTATCCACCATTTTTGATGACCTTTCTTGTGTCAGGAACTAGAGAGAAGATGATAAGATAGACAAGGTCCTCTTCTCATGGTGGCACCATTATAGTGGGGGAATGAATCTTCTAAGTTATGGGGTGAATCATTGATAATGGTCTTTGCAGTCTTCCTAGGATGATTGTATCAGCAGGGGGAAGAGATGGCTTCCAGAAATGAACCTGAGTAAGGACGACTCCACTGTATGGTCTGGGAAATGGCCAGCTGACCCAGCCTCTCACTTTTCTTGCAGCTTCGACGACACGAGGTGACCATCTGCAATTATGAAGCCTCAGCCAACCCAGCAGACCACAGGGTCCATCAGGTTACCCCACAGACACACTTCATTTCCTAAGGCTGGCCAGGGCTCCCACAGAGGCGCTGTGTCAGTGAAGACGTGCAGCATCCTGTTGGGGAGGACAAAGAGATGGGGTTCCAGAGAGAGTTGGCGCCACAGCCTCTGCCAGGCTGTGTCTTTGGGGCTTTTGCTGCAGAAACCCGGCCTATGGAAGATACCACACCACCGGGGAGGGTTGTGTGGGTGCTGAGGGACAGTCGTGGTTCTCTAGGGCCTAGGAATTGAGTCTTGGACTGGTCAGCATCTGGCAGTCATTGGATGATGCCTGCCTTTCCAGTCAGTGTGGCCATGGGATCCCAAGCGTCTCGTTGCTTTGTGGCAGGATTTTTGtgtgacttgttttttttaaacatggaaacTGTTTCCTGGGCTGCAGTAAACTTTCTGAAGCCTCAGCATTGCGTTTCTATTAGCCATCAGGAGGGTCTCCAACTAGAAATACTTGTCCCTGCTTGCTCCTTCTTCCTGTCAGCGTTCAGCATTCTTGTCAAGTTGCCCGGCTTGTAGTTGTCTGTCATGTACTAGTGTCCCATGGTAGCTAGGAGAGCAGGAATGTCCTGATGATGCTTAATAGCTTGAGGAGAAGGTCTTTCTACTGCCTAGGTAAGCAGTCTGGGGAGAGCATGGGCATCATTTCTGTGTTTGTGAGTTATCCTGGTTGGATAAGGTTGGGACTTAGGTAAGATTCCCCTTGGGacatctttaatgtttattagctTCTAACTAGTGT belongs to Felis catus isolate Fca126 chromosome C1, F.catus_Fca126_mat1.0, whole genome shotgun sequence and includes:
- the PITHD1 gene encoding PITH domain-containing protein 1 isoform X2; translation: MSHGHSHGGGGCRCAAEREEPPEQRGLAYGLYLRIDLERLQCLNESREGSGRGVFKPWEERTDRSKFVESDADEELLFNIPYKNIPQMSFDDTDREPDQTFSLNRDLTGELEYATKISRFSNVYHLSIHISKNFGADTTKVLYIGLRGEWTELRRHEVTICNYEASANPADHRVHQVTPQTHFIS